The DNA sequence CCGCCGTGGTTCACCGCGCCGCCGACCTCTTCGAAGCCCGCAAGCAGGAGCTCGCCGAGATCATCTCACGCGAGATGGGCAAACCGATCTCCGAAGGCGTCGAGGAAGCCGAGTTCTCCGCCGCCATCCTGCGCTACTACGCCGACAACGGTGCCCAGTTCACCGCCGACCAGTCGATCAGCACCGTCGACGGCGCCACCGCCATGATCAAGCGCCTTCCCATCGGCGCTCTCCTGGGCATCATGCCGTGGAACTTCCCCTACTATCAGATCGCCCGTTTCGCCGGCCCGAACCTCATGCTGGGCAACACAATTGTGCTCAAGCACGCCGAAATCTGCCCCACCTCCGCCCAAGCCGTCGAAGACATCTTCCGCGATGCTGGGGTCCCGGTCGGCGGCTACGTCAATGTCTTAGCCAGCCACGATCAGATCGCCGACATCATCGCCGACCCCCGCATCCAGGGCGTCTCCCTCACGGGTTCCGAGCGCGCCGGATCCACCATCGCCGCCCTCGCCGGCAAGCACCTCAAGAAGGCCGTCCTCGAACTCGGCGGCTCCGACCCCTACGTTGTCCTCGACACCGACGACGTGGCCGCCGCCGCCCAACTCGCCTGGTCCACGCGCATGTACAACACCGGCCAGGCCTGCAACTCCAATAAGCGCCTCATCGTCATGGATGACATCTACGATGATTTCGTTGCCGAGCTCGTCCGCCTCGCCGAAGCAATGGAACCGGGTTCCCCCGACACTGCTGGTCCCGGCGTCTACATGCCGCTTTCCTCCCGCTCCGCGGCGGAAGGACTGGATAAGCAGGTCCGAAAGGCCATCGAGGAAGGTGCCACATTGCGCGCCGGGGGAGTGCTTGGCGACGCCGCCTTCTTCTCCCCAGCCGTCATCACCGACATCACCCCCGACATGGAATCCCACCACGTCGAGTTTTTCGGACCCGTCGCCGTCGTCTACCGCGTCAGCTCCGACGACGAAGCACTCGCCGTGGCTAACGACAGCCCCTTCGGCCTCGGCGGCGCCGTATTCTCCCGCGACCAGCTGCGCGCCGAGAAGATCGCCCGCGAGCTCAAAGTGGGCATGGCCAACGTCAACACCCCCGCCGGTGAAGGCGCCGAACTCCCCTTCGGTGGCGTCAAGCGCTCCGGCTACGGCCGCGAGCTTGGCCCGCTCGGCATGGATGAGTTCGTGAATAAGCAGCTGTACTACGTCCAGAAGTAGGGAGCAGTTCACTTGGGACTTGCGAGTGGCGGCCTCAGAAGTCCCAGGTGAAGTGCTGCGCATGTGTATCTAGCCAAGACGGGATGGTTGCTCTCGTGCTCCGCCTTTTGCCCGGCCCGTGACCTCAGAAAACTTTCTAGAAAGTTGCTTTTACCTCTTGCGTGGATCGCTTGCGTGTTCTAACATTGGGGTTAGAACACGCAAGCGAAGGGTGGAGGGGGTGAACGCACGTGAGTATTGAGATTGTCTACTCAGGAAAGCCACGAGCGCTTACTCTCGACCCCAGCACGTCACTGGTAGAGGCGCACCTTAAAGAGATACTTGCCCGCCCCCAGCACTACTACGCTGTCAGTTCGCCTGATGATCCTGTTGCTCGTCGGGGAACACAGATGCGACGCGAGGACCACGAACTCTGGCAATCAGTCCTCCCCGGTGATGATGACGACATCGACGTCGTGCTTGCTCGGTTGCGGCGTTCGTTGGGGCGTGGGGATCAGTTCCTGATGTCTGCGATCAGTGCCCACCATCGTCTCAACGAACTGCCCCAGTTAAAGGCAGTCCAAGAGCAGCACTTCCATCTTGACCTGCCACGGCTGAAGGTCATCGATAGTGTCCTGTGCAAAGCAGACACGACCGTCTTAGAGCACCTCGATCTCATTGATACTGAACTAGCGGAGTTTTTGACTCCCACCCGGGCGAATCAGATTCTGCCGACGGTAGGCAAGATCAAGAACCGTCTGAACGCGATCATCACGATGCTTGATGATTCGATCTCTGCTGAGGATCCCGCACCACCACCGGTTGATAGTGTCTCGATAACCTTCCAGGATGGCCGTGGTCTGCTGCATGCTGATCTTGATGGGATCACCGCCCAAGACATAGACCTGCGTATCCGCAGGTATGCGATCATTCACGGGGTCAGCCAGGCGGACGCACTCGTAGCGTTGATCAGGGGGGAGGGGGCAACGAATGTCACCCTCAACCTGTATCGGGCATCGGATATCCCGACTGCCCCGGGGTGGGTGTCTGGGGTGGGGTATCTGACGCTTCAGCAGACTGAGGATCTGCTGAACCGGGTGGATGCGGAGATTGATCTTGATGCGATCGCCCAAAAGGTTTCGTCTGCGTATTCCACCCCTGCTGATATTCGTTGCCTGGTGGTTGGTCTTGATGGGACGTGTGC is a window from the Corynebacterium testudinoris genome containing:
- a CDS encoding HNH endonuclease signature motif containing protein; the protein is MRREDHELWQSVLPGDDDDIDVVLARLRRSLGRGDQFLMSAISAHHRLNELPQLKAVQEQHFHLDLPRLKVIDSVLCKADTTVLEHLDLIDTELAEFLTPTRANQILPTVGKIKNRLNAIITMLDDSISAEDPAPPPVDSVSITFQDGRGLLHADLDGITAQDIDLRIRRYAIIHGVSQADALVALIRGEGATNVTLNLYRASDIPTAPGWVSGVGYLTLQQTEDLLNRVDAEIDLDAIAQKVSSAYSTPADIRCLVVGLDGTCAVGGCDIPAHRAQMDHRVNHADGGPTTAANLAPLCVRHHVMKTDRRVTYVLDPVTRRKYFLFDDGSWAESEGDGPLAPSERRWMQTVSQRISKRRARIRSESQTQRAEEVEREGPPPPPPPEEPPPF
- a CDS encoding NAD-dependent succinate-semialdehyde dehydrogenase, coding for MSNKETGYRVENPATGEVLERFATATDAEITSAIESAHAAYLDWSALDISERAAVVHRAADLFEARKQELAEIISREMGKPISEGVEEAEFSAAILRYYADNGAQFTADQSISTVDGATAMIKRLPIGALLGIMPWNFPYYQIARFAGPNLMLGNTIVLKHAEICPTSAQAVEDIFRDAGVPVGGYVNVLASHDQIADIIADPRIQGVSLTGSERAGSTIAALAGKHLKKAVLELGGSDPYVVLDTDDVAAAAQLAWSTRMYNTGQACNSNKRLIVMDDIYDDFVAELVRLAEAMEPGSPDTAGPGVYMPLSSRSAAEGLDKQVRKAIEEGATLRAGGVLGDAAFFSPAVITDITPDMESHHVEFFGPVAVVYRVSSDDEALAVANDSPFGLGGAVFSRDQLRAEKIARELKVGMANVNTPAGEGAELPFGGVKRSGYGRELGPLGMDEFVNKQLYYVQK